Part of the Dehalococcoidia bacterium genome, AAAGAGGGCTGATAGTGATTTGTTCGCATATACTTGCGGGTGTGCTTGGCATGTATGAAGTGCCCCCCGGGCCCAACTTCCTTGATCAGATCGAAAGCCAGCGTATCCTTGTTCACAGGGATTCCGGACACTGCCCGCATCGCCATGCCGATGATCTCATCATCTACCACATATTTTTCCGGGCTGACGCTGAGGGCGAAGTCCATGAGCCCGGCGGCATCATGAATGTAGTTGGCGCCACTCAAGGCGCACAGCAGCAAGGTAAGAGCGGATTCGTAGCCGCACTGGGCATCAACGACCTTGGCGTCAGACATGCCGCCGGTAGCGTAGAACGGCAGCTTGTAAAATTGTGCCATCTGAGCGCTGGCCGCGTTGGAAAGGCCCATCTCGATGGCGCCGGTGATGTACTTCAGATCGCGAAAATCGTTGCTAGAAGCCACAGAGCCGAAGATGGCCGGCGCGCCTGGATTTACCAGCTGAGTCAGACATACCTCAGCCAGAGAATCGACGGTCTGAACCACCACATTCCCGGCTATGGTCACTGGCGAGGTGGAACCGCAGAGCGGTTCCGAAGGGAGAGCCACCGGGATGCCGGCCTTGGCAATGGTGACGATCATGTCGCCATAGAGTTCGTCGATCTTCAGCGGACTGATGGCGCAGAGAATTAAGGAGATGATCGGCTTTTGCCGCAGGCTTTTAGATGATCCCGCGATCAGTTCAGCCATGTGGAGCACTCTCTCCATTCCCTCGTGGGTATAGACACCCCCCATTATGTGCTTGGATGTATTGTCCAGCCCGGCAAAGAAGCGGTTGACATCGACGTTCTCTGCGGGAACATCACTGGGATAGGTGGGCAGCAAAAAAAAGTGAATGTTGTCAAGATGATCGACGAGCTTGGCGATATCCTTCAGGTCCCGGAGATCGGCCCTTCGCCGGTCTCCGGTGATGCCATCGATGATATTGAGTGCGGTGCCGCCGGTACCTGCGTATACTCGGGCACCCCCCAACTTCAGATTATGC contains:
- a CDS encoding trimethylamine methyltransferase family protein, which translates into the protein MIRKGLVGGTYKPLGEDEIAQIHDTAMRVFEEVGIQVNSGKALRYFKEAGAKIEGPIVKMPRDMVMGLVAKAPPNVTLYGQKAEHNLKLGGARVYAGTGGTALNIIDGITGDRRRADLRDLKDIAKLVDHLDNIHFFLLPTYPSDVPAENVDVNRFFAGLDNTSKHIMGGVYTHEGMERVLHMAELIAGSSKSLRQKPIISLILCAISPLKIDELYGDMIVTIAKAGIPVALPSEPLCGSTSPVTIAGNVVVQTVDSLAEVCLTQLVNPGAPAIFGSVASSNDFRDLKYITGAIEMGLSNAASAQMAQFYKLPFYATGGMSDAKVVDAQCGYESALTLLLCALSGANYIHDAAGLMDFALSVSPEKYVVDDEIIGMAMRAVSGIPVNKDTLAFDLIKEVGPGGHFIHAKHTRKYMRTNHYQPSLSDREHWENWQKDGKSDTAGRAREKVQKIMAGNGHRLPEDIRQRIISEIPEIID